From the Hoplias malabaricus isolate fHopMal1 chromosome 6, fHopMal1.hap1, whole genome shotgun sequence genome, the window AAATTGTTTAATAAACCCTAGTAAAATTAGTAAAATTACTGAATatgccataaaattaaaaaaataatatgctAGCTTCTACTcatgattaaaaatatttcctAAGCTTCCATTCTCCCCAAAAGGCCATTTATTTCCAGTGGCTGTGATTACTtgattaaaatgtgtattatcAATAAACTGACTTAGTAATTAATTTATGATTTGAATAATAAGGAAGGCTTCAGCAACTTGTTATAATACAGAGTTTGGCAGGTGACAGATTCTCCACAAGGGGAGCTGTTAGCACTGAAATGGTTTTTgagcttcactgacctgtatgATATGTCAAGAATTACATATTTATGTTAAAACATTTGATGTCTGAGGTTACAGACTGCCCataaataaagtatatataaaGTGTGACTTTTTGTTTAACTAATAGTTAGATTTGTAGCAAATAAAGACTACAGCACTTGGCCAAGCGGTGTAGGCACTCAGCCTATCATCAGGAGATCATCGGTGTGATCCCCAACGATGTCCCAGCCATCCAAGGCAGAGGgtccaaagaaaacaaaactgacCTCACACTGATCAAGTGGCACGAACCAACCAGTTTGGGCGGCCAGTCAGCTGTCGTGTGAAAAAAGGAGGTGGTTGGCACTGCATGTCTTGAAGAAAGAACTTGCTTGTCCACACCCTCCTGTGAGGTCAGCTAACAATTGGCTGTTGATATGTAACACTTGCCTCAATAGTATTAAACCTCATATGGCAACACATTTTCCCCATAGCCACCTAGGTTAGTGAATCAGCAGACAATATCAATGGCAATAAAAATTTCCTTCTCCTACCTTCTTCATAGCTGCGCAGTTTCCTCTCCAGATATACTCCTTCCTTCTCTAAATCAGTCAGGCTTTCCTCAATTTCCTGCAGCTCCTTAGTGATCTGCTCCAACGGGATATGGTGACACTTGATCTGAACAAAAAGATTCACAAAGAACATAGTGTGTTATAGTTTCAATATAGAGAGCTAAAGAACAGAAAAATGAAAACTTAATGATTTATCAATGAATGAAGTATACAGTACTTAAAGAATTTGGGAAACAAGTAGTCAGATACTTtagtttttgttatttaatataattctgGTGCATATATCCAGTTTAAACTTACACACaatgttttcagacttaaaTATGAACAGAGATGTATAAGCGTATGActattaaacaaaaacatttaaaacaaaacaataatttaataaaataattgaaaacaCACATCTATACCAGTTactgtctttgtttatttttagtttttttttttattgtaacttTATATACTGTAGatacattttaattgtaaatatttctttctaTTACTGTTTTGCTTAATTGCAGGGGTCAATAGTCTTATCCACAATAGTccagtgtggctgcaggttttcattccaattaAACAAAATCACGCCTGATGCTACTTGTATAATCAACTAGTCTCTGCCTTTAAACAGTTATACAGGGTGTGCTTCTGCTTGGTTGGAGTGGAAACCTGCAATCACACTGGCCCTTTACAAAATGATGACTCCTGCTTTATTGCAATTAGTCCCATGTAGCATTGTATTTATTATGTCCTACTTCATTTATACATCTGTAATTATCTTGGTATCTTTGCTCTTTGTATTCTTTACTGTGCTGCTGCAATATTCGAGTTTCCCTGTGGAACAAATAAAGTATCTATCGATCAATCGATCTATCTATTATTGCCAACAACAGCTTATTAGCAGAGATGTCTACAGTTCAATATCATCTCAATTTTGGCACATTTCTGTATGGCATTATAAATTTTCCCACAGCTAAGTCAATGTTTGGTTTAGTACCTACATCTTAATTTTCAGAATCATGTTTGAGTGTCTGCAAGCTCTTTTCAAATTCCTTGTCAGTAATATGAGTGGCCTGCCTGCCCAAGAATGATTAGTTTGGAACCTCATTAGATTTTTCTAAGATCTCAGATTAAAAAAGAACCTCCACCTTTACCATAAATGATTGTACGTGAACACTTACTGAGGGTGATATGGTCTCAGAAAtcaatttttttccaaatgattcATTTCCATTTTCAGAACCTAAAGAAGTGAAACAGTTGCAGAATTTAGTCACTCAATCAGACAATAAAAAATGCTAAGTAAAAGGTAAACCTATAATTCCAGGTGGCCCACTAATTAGCTCATTTATTGTTAGCCATTATGTTATTTTTGTACTTTCCTTTTTTCATAAAGCCTCACCATGCTCTGTAGATACACATCTCGGCTGTTTAGGTAAAGGTGTTTTGGGTTTGTACGATTCACTAATTGAAAGACTGACATCCGCTGTTTGTTGGTGGGGTGGAGAAGTAGATCCTACTGAGACTGAATTTCCACATGTATAACctaagacaaaaataaatctaTAATGTAAACCCAACAGACTTTTTAATTGCTCAAGAGCATTGCAATTGGGTAATGAGCTTATAGAATTACatgtaaaaataagtaaaataaaataaaataataataaaaattttaaaagagCACAAAATTAAACACTACAATAAGCACTAAGAAAACTGAACTACTGTGGTATTGCAATGCATCCTGGTAATACCAGATCCAGCTGATGTTCTACAAGTTTCTTTTGGAGGAGGAAATACAGGGCTGGATGGTTTGATGGAGCAGGAGTTAATAGACCATTTTCCATCACCAGAAGATGCAGTCTTTGTACGGATCTCATTCTTTAGGCCTGTACCAATGAAAAAAGTGCAAAACCATAATTGATGTGAAGAATTTATTATGTATAAGTATTTTCAAAGACAAAGTGGACAACTTGCTAGTCCAGTAAGATCAAAAGtataagtaaatataaataaaatgtcattaaaaatgtattgtggCTGAAGGTCAAGACCTACCACTGCCAGCAGAGCCATGTTGTTCAATGACTGGGGATTTGTGAACAGAACTGTCAACCAGAGGATGAGTAGTGTTTGAAGCCTTGAAGATTGGTGCATGTGGAGTGTTCTGGTGATTCAGCAGGTTGTTGGTGTTGATTTTGGTGTTCGCGGGTGTCACATTAACCTCGGTAACACTGCAAATTCAGGAGAAGGAGTACTCAAACTGTGTTTATTTCTCAAtcaacattaacattttcaaattaagaacaacattttcaaattaacattcacaacaaaaataattcaaattcaCAATTTGTCTataatttaaatgcagcagtggGAAATAAATAGGGGTGGAGTGATAGTAAAAGCACATTCGCACACAGCACTCCTTGGGACTTGCGAGGACAGGGGAAAGAGTGTACTGCTGCACTCTTAGCCAGTCAATCACTGGAGGGAGCAGTAGGCTGGGGAAGGAATACATGAAAAGGCCCTGCTGTCAGCACTCTTGCTCTGAAGTGTCACTACTGCTTGCACCCCGGGTGACTTGTGCCTGCCTCTCCCCCTTGTGTGGATTAAAAAGCATTAGGGATAAACGAGGCAGATCAAACTTACTTTAGTCCTGGTCCATTTGGAGTCACATTCAGCTTTGATTGCCAGTCGGCTGGCTCTTCACACCTCCCTATGTCTTTGGCTGCAGCAAAgagaacagaaataaaacacaagaaaaTGAAAAGCAATAAACAAGCTCATGAATCACACATGATAAAATTGTGCTATTTAAAGCTATGCTGAGAAGCATGGAAAAACAGAAGAACTTACGTGTGCGGGCTTATTTTGATAGACTAAACCAAACAAAGTCCTGTTGTTGAGACAAAGTCTAAGAATATTGCATGTGCTTTTATACACTGTTACACTCGCTTTTACACTCACTCTGTCTGCTCATAGCCAATGTTTATGATAATACTTCCCCTGCAACCTTTagaaagcatttaaaaatgGACCACGGTCTACATAAGCAAAGGTCATGTGCACGCAAACAGCACCTCTGGCGATTGAGAGGGGAGTAGAGGGAGGTCTAGTCTGCTCCTTGCTGATGGCACTCAGCCAGAGGGATTCCTTGCTGCTGGTAGTGGTAGAAGTGGGGGAGGGAGGAAGCTGGCTGCTCCTTCCTTCTCCTGCATCAAAACAAGGCTTCGCCTGCTTCCAGCTGGGGACTTCATCAGAGGAGCGTCTGCTTCCGAGTCTGAGGAAAAACCATGTCTTCTGCATTATTCACTATTTACACTTGCATTACGCTGCATGGTGCTGCCTGCCTGTGCAAACTGAACGCATGACAGTGGAATTAGTCACATAATCCTCCTCTGCATAATCATGAGATTGATAGAATTTAATTGCTTGAAAGACTCCCACTTTCACTCTGCATATATCATATACACATAAACAATCTGGACAGCTTCTTTGGCTTACAAGCTATCTATAGCAACAGTATGAACATAGGCAGTTTGAGTGCAGATACACCAAATACTATGGCTATATACTGGCAAATAAATGCCAAGTAATGAGTCAGATGAGCTTAAAACAGAAGCACCTAGTGATGCTTAAATATCAAGTAGAAAAAGTCAGATACATTTTCTGGATTTGACTGGTATTTAAATTACCTTCTTAAAAGAAACTCATTGAAATACTTACAGAAGCACtacatttttaccttaaaattacagcttcaaaatcactgtgatgcttcactgacctgtacaaAGGGAGAATACaacctctgtcgttgctaccctgggctcagcattgcagaaagtacactatgtaacttttagtaGAGGGAAGGAAACCACAGCCACTCCTTACTgatttcagtgcagtgctgtaaaaaattaattacactagaGGAAAAAAACCCACCTAGTGTTCCTACAACTACTGTGTTTAACCATAAACATATTAATccataatattcattcattcattcattatctgtaaccgcttatccattaaTCCAAAATATTTCTCATTTAATGTTAATCCAGACACTGCGTCACTCTAGTACATGGGTCACCAATCTCATccacaaagggccggtgtggctgcaggttttcattccagttAAGCAGCACACACCTGATTCTACGTGTAGTCTCCTCTGTAAACAGCTAAACAGTGTGTGCTTCTgtagccacaccggccctttatGGATAAGACTGGTGCCCACTGCTCTAGTAATTCCATACATGTACCTCTATGGGTTCCCCCCTTTCAACTGACAGGATCTTTTAATATTCAAAAAATCTCCACATTCTGTAGGACTTCTATAAAGAACAGGGTGTAACAGCACAGCTTGACattttaaaactgcagtgtAGAATTGTATAAAACATTTATGGACAATGGACATTCTGATAATGATGCTGATGCTGTTATGTAACTGCATGGTCTGAGCACCTGGCCAAACTGGCCAGCAATCAGCATCAAATCAACAACTCCCTCCTGTACAATAGGATTATACTCACCATATTGCTTTATTCAAAAtttgataaaaaataataacaaaaatattgaATCATTAACCTTTATGAATCTGAAAGCTTTTACCAAATGAATCGGAAGTTTGACACAAATTAAAGGATTCCTAGAAACTTTTAAAAGCTTATTTTTCAGTGATGTAGCACTGACTCAGCCTTACCTGTTGCCTATTCTGAGACCACAGCTATAAGCCCTGTTGTTATTGTTGCAGTTTCCTTCAGTTAGTTTCTTAGTGATCAATGCCCGGGCCTGGTCCTTCTCTTCTTCAGACTTCAGTGCAACACTGTTCTGGGCAACATGGGGCTCAGAGGGTTGCCAGACTTTGGCTGAAGGCTTCAGAGCTGGGTCAGAAGACAGGAAGAATCTCTGCCTGGCTGCCTGGGTCCTCTGTGCAGAAGCAGTCCATGGCTGAGGAGCTGGACTTGGTTCGGCTGTTCTGGGCACAGCCCTAATGGGGCTGGACAGCACAGAGACATGTCGCGGAGGAGATGACCCACTTCCACTCTCAGATTCGGGTCCCACCTTAGCAAGGTCTGAGCCCAAAGGCTTAGAAGAAGACGTAAGACCATTCTGAGTGGTGTGATGGGAAGAGCAGAGCAAAGTTCCAGGTTCATGGCCAATTTTATAAGCCCCAGACTGCAGAAGAGTTGAACACTTACAGCATCTATAGGACATAATATAGGACAATCATTGCGATCAGACCATCACTTAGCATGTTTACACTAGTCCTTATTAATGTAGAATTGATGCAGATCACATCGTCCTGTGCCATGTTTAAACCATTCAAAACGAACTAACATAGGAAGATGAATATGCAGGCTATGTTGTGATTGTTTAAACAAATGGCAATGTTTTTTATGTTGGAGTGGAcagtattatttaaaataacaaaggCCATTTCTACATTAACTTTCGGATCATATCTTATAAACTGTCAGTATATAAAGCACATTGATCTGTTGAATGTTGCATTAGAAAGAGCTCAAAATTAgtcacattaaaatgtaattttaaatgtgCTACTATTGTGCTGTTTATCGTGCATTAAGGATGTATCTTTAAACACCATGTTTTTTCCCCTAATGTGCCAACACTAGTGGTGTAAAGCTTCCCAAGTCTCCGAagttacagaaaacaaacaacagacaGGCTGTGTTTTCAATCTAAATGCAAAGTTGCTTGTAAGTCCAGCACTGCCAATACTCCCCATACTGCAAGCATGCAGATCAACCCACTTCAGCTGTCCGCATTACATTTCAGATACATTCCAGTAAAAAGGGTTATGTGTTTTGAAATGTGTATACAGGGACCATCCAGATACAGAACACATTTTGATGCCAAGTGTAAACAAGGcctattttaaaaaacaagtataaaagaatgaaaatgaagTCTCACTTGAAACAGCTCCTGTGATACAGCTTCCCATCCACTAGGTGTCTTTGGACCAAGTGAACATGGCTCTTACATACTGTGCATTTACTGTTCAAGGTGCTGGTTTTATTAGAGCTCTCTACTAAGACAGATTTCtgttaaacagaaacaaaaaacaataaaaaaaaaaagtgagctgTATGTCACATAACCTTAATCCTTTGCATCCTTGGTACACTGACTGAGGATCAAAGCAAAGTCTCCTTTTAAAAATCATCTGAACATTCGCTCATACACTAGAGGGGGCTCAAAGCAAACTATACTGTCTATATTTGATAAAACACAGGCACTTCAACTGTGTTATACTATGAATCATGCAAGTCCTAAAGAAGTAAACAAATTTGATGCACAGGTAAAAGAAAACACATAATTACTATGAACCACCTTTATCACTGTTACCAAGGATTTTTACCATGAAGTTGTTGTGAAGACACAGGctattaacacacacaaacagctgtaAAAACACGAGATGAAGGCAGTGTTTTCTTGTGAGATTAAAACTGCCCTAAAACCTCTAAATCAAAAACCTCTATAATAATGTTGCAATTTGTTTGAGTAAATATGTCTCTAATCTTGACAAA encodes:
- the micall2a gene encoding MICAL-like protein 2a, yielding MAAIKALQQWCKNQCEGYQDVAIVNMTTSFRDGMAFCALIHKFRPDLINFEALRKDNVYDNNHLAFRVAEDHLGIPALLDAEDMVALSVPDRLSILTYVSQYYNYFNGRSPTGGVGGVKRPAEGSKEEPSEKKNIPVMAKTYTPKLLPEKQSLSPAPARENCPPLVIQNNSSDKHVLSHPTQKPAKEKHSTATHVQKHSTASVSPSRIKASPMSDRTSEKKSVLVESSNKTSTLNSKCTVCKSHVHLVQRHLVDGKLYHRSCFKCCKCSTLLQSGAYKIGHEPGTLLCSSHHTTQNGLTSSSKPLGSDLAKVGPESESGSGSSPPRHVSVLSSPIRAVPRTAEPSPAPQPWTASAQRTQAARQRFFLSSDPALKPSAKVWQPSEPHVAQNSVALKSEEEKDQARALITKKLTEGNCNNNNRAYSCGLRIGNRLGSRRSSDEVPSWKQAKPCFDAGEGRSSQLPPSPTSTTTSSKESLWLSAISKEQTRPPSTPLSIARAKDIGRCEEPADWQSKLNVTPNGPGLNVTEVNVTPANTKINTNNLLNHQNTPHAPIFKASNTTHPLVDSSVHKSPVIEQHGSAGSGLKNEIRTKTASSGDGKWSINSCSIKPSSPVFPPPKETCRTSAGSGYTCGNSVSVGSTSPPHQQTADVSLSISESYKPKTPLPKQPRCVSTEHGSENGNESFGKKLISETISPSIKCHHIPLEQITKELQEIEESLTDLEKEGVYLERKLRSYEEEGSGDILMDPLMVDWFNLIRKKQSYIRRESELMYIAKTQDLEEQQPGVEGELRRLINKPDHLKSTAERKRETYLMNRLVEIVNDRNAIVEGLEEDRLREEEEDQQLNEMMQRLGLKKLKNKRKSSFSKLFRRRSKKAFVEG